The sequence GTGCGCTGTATGGTAATATCCTCACGCAGGCGGATCAGTTCCCAATCGAAACCACCGGCAACATACATTTTAAAAGCGGGGCTAAACCGGTATCCAGCCTGGAAAACATCGAAGCCTACGTTGCTGGTTTTCCATGAGCGGTAGCGCAAAAATTCGTTAGTTGGTGACAGGCGGGTGCTACCGTTATCGATCAGGGCAGTTAAACCCAGGTCGAAGCGTGAAAAGGTTAACCCCATGCTAAAGCCTGGTTTTTTAGAGCGGCGCTTAGCTGTGCTATCGCGGTTATTCTCCTTAAGGCCGAAGCTAAAGTTGTATTCCTTTTTATGTTTGGTGCTATCGGTTGCAGGTTTATTAGCATCCTGTGCAAACAGTCCGGTTGCTGCCGCGCCAAGTAGGGCGGTAAAAATTAAGCGTTTCATGTTATATGGAATTAGATATGTTAGATTGAATTATTTTTGTTTTTTCACTTTAATAATGCCCAGGTTTATGCCGGTAATGGCATCGCCCTCGTCGGTATCGGTAAACTCAATGATCTTGTCGTCGCGTTTATCAACCGCTGCAATCACCTTGTTTAGGAAGCCGCCTAAGCCTGTTACTTTGCGTTTTTTAGCTACCGGCTGCTCCTCGCCCTCTTTTGTTGTTGGAACGGCTGCGATAACATCCGGTTTAACGGTTGGCACCGTGGTATTATCCACTATCTTCACATCTGGTATCGCCGGGTTCGGAACTGCCTTCACTTTTTCTACCTGGGTATTATTAGCTATCAAAGCCTGTTGCTGCGGGTCAGGCGCCTGTGTTTTAACAGGATCTGTTGGTTTAGTAACTACATCGGGAGTACTAACATTAACCGGTTGCACTTTAGATGTATGTTTACCCACATTGGCTATTTGCTGTACCGGCTGTGGTTTCACAACTGCCGGTTTCACATTTACACTTGGATCAACTTGCGCTGCCGGTGTAGCATCGGGCTTAATAACATCCTCATGTTTAACTATTGGTACAACGGCTACCTTCGGTCCTTTTGTACCTTGAACAGACTGTTGTTTAGGCATGAAATATAAACCTGCCCCGATAAGCACAGCTACACTGGCGGCTATCCTCAACATCGGGATTATGCTTCTGCGCTGTTGGGGAGCACCCATCTCGCGGCTGATACTATCCCAAACATGTGCTGATGGCTCCATCTCCAAACCTTCCAGTTTTGAGCGGAATAGGTTATCCATCTCGTTATCTTGCATATTCATATCGGTTGCCCTCCAATTTTTCTATTTGTTCTTTTAATATACTCCGCGCCCTCGATAATTGCGATTTCGACGCGCCTTCTGTTATCCCGGCTATCTCGGCTATCTCTTTGTGCGAGTAGCCTTCCAGCGCATATAGGTTAAACACCATCCGGTAACCCGGCGATAGCTGCTGTATCAGCGCCATCAGGTCTTTGGCATCCAGGTTGGCGCTGGCTATGGGGTTAACAGGTATCTCGTGTCCCGATTCTTCCATGTCTACCACCTGCATCATTTTATGGTGCTTGCGATAATACTCTATCGAACTATGCACCATAATCCGCCTTACCCAACCTTCAAATGATCCGTCGCCCCTGTAATCCGCCAGTTTTTGGAATACTTTGATAAACCCGTTCTGCAGCATATCTTCAGCTTCCATCCTATCGGTGCCGTACCGCATGCAAACCGCCAGCATCTTGCCCGCAAACTGTTTGTAAAGCAGTTCCTGCGCGTTCCGCTCGCCCGCCTTGCAGCATGTGATCAGCTCTTCAGTAGTGATATGTTTTGGTTTTAAAAACATCATTTGAAGGTAAGATGAACGAAGTGCCCAAATGGTTGCATAAGGGTCGCAAAATATTTTTTAATAATTAAATAATGCTAAATTTAAGCCTTTAAGCCGTATATACACCCACCCTATATGAGAAAAGCCTTTTTGCTGATAGTTGCCTGCATCACTATGCTATCGACATCAGCACAAACCCGTCCAGCCGCCACCTATACCCTTTTAAAACCCGACCGCGTTTTCGACGGTACACAAATGCACAGCAACTGGGTAGTATTGGTTTATGGTAAACGCATCATGAGCGCGGGCGAGGCTGCTACTATACAGGTACCACCAGCGGCCAAGATAATCGAATTAAAAGGCATGACCCTTATGCCCGGCATGATCGAGGGGCACTCGCACATGTTTCTGCACCCCTATAACCAAACCCCGTGGAACGACCAGGTATTAATAGAAAGCCGTGCCGAACGTACCGCCCGCGCCGTAAACCATGTACGCGAAACGCTGATGGCGGGCTTTACATCCGCCCGCGATTTGGGTACTGAAGGGGCGATGTATGATGATGTGG comes from Mucilaginibacter mali and encodes:
- a CDS encoding RNA polymerase sigma factor, yielding MFLKPKHITTEELITCCKAGERNAQELLYKQFAGKMLAVCMRYGTDRMEAEDMLQNGFIKVFQKLADYRGDGSFEGWVRRIMVHSSIEYYRKHHKMMQVVDMEESGHEIPVNPIASANLDAKDLMALIQQLSPGYRMVFNLYALEGYSHKEIAEIAGITEGASKSQLSRARSILKEQIEKLEGNRYEYAR
- a CDS encoding outer membrane beta-barrel protein, whose protein sequence is MKRLIFTALLGAAATGLFAQDANKPATDSTKHKKEYNFSFGLKENNRDSTAKRRSKKPGFSMGLTFSRFDLGLTALIDNGSTRLSPTNEFLRYRSWKTSNVGFDVFQAGYRFSPAFKMYVAGGFDWELIRLREDITIQRTPDMSGLKYTNDNIDYDKNRFSSAYLRIPVMFDFRSKDDDNGKKWHYVLGPEFGVLLTGRVKQISDENGKQKMNYDYHFTKFRYGGVLRVGHGSMGIFAKYYFNDMFNTVAQKGLKNASIGFTVGF